The genomic stretch CGCGAGGGCGGCAAGCCGGCAGATCCGCAAGGTGTGATTCGGATGCGAATTTTCTTCGCGTTTCCGGGCGCGCACGGCACACCTCCGTTCGCGCCATGCGAACCCTGCGGACACTCTGCACGTGCCCTACCCCCGAGGTCTCGCGCCGGGCTCTGCGGCCGGGAGGTCGTTTGCTTTCGCGGTCGGCGTTGTTGGCGGCATCCGTGGCGGCGATCTACGGCTCAGCGTCGGCACAGCGTCGGCCTGCAACCCAGCCACCACAAGTGACGATCGCGGCTCCGCTCCCGAAACTACTCGGGGCCGCGACCGCGGCCTTCGCGGCAGGAGACTACACGGCCGCCGCCCACCGCTTCTCCGAGGCCGCACGCTTCTACGGCGAGGAGTCCGTCTGGCAGGAGGAAACCCTGCAACGGCGTCTCCTCCCGCTCATGGGTTTCGCCCGCTTGCAAGCCGGAGACGCGTCCGGCGCGGCGGAGAGTCTCGAGGCGTTTCTCGAACGCTTCCCGGACGACCTTTCCCAACGCGCCTTCGCCCTCTTCGCCCACGCGTCCGCGTTGCGCCTCGGCGGCGATCCGGAACGCGCCGCCGCGCAGTTCGCCGTTTACGCCCGAGAGCACGCCGGCACGCCTCAGGCCGCCCTCGCCGACATGCAGCGCGCCGACGTGCTCTTCGAACTCGGCCGACCCGACGACGCCTTGGCCGCGTTGGACGAGGTCCGCACGCAAGCCCCGTCGGAAAGTCTCCGCATCCAGGCACGGCTCGAAGCGTTGGACAAAGCCTTGGAACTCGGACGCGACGCCGACGCCCTTCGACTCCTCCTCGGCGAGCCGTGGTCCGTCCACGCCATGCCGGAAATCGGTCGGCTCGCCTTCGCCGCCATGCAGGTCGGCGATCGCCTGCTCGCCACGGACCAACCCGCCCTCGCGGTCCGAGCCTACCGCCTCGTGCCGCCGCGCCGCGCCTTGATCGAGGCACAGCGCGAGCGACTCGACGAACTGCAGGCGCGCTTCGACGAGCGCGTCGACACGGTCGGAGCGGGGGAAGGCGCGTTCTGGGTCGACTTCTATCGCAAACGCATCGCCCGCATCCGCGCCGGCCTCGAAGGAATGGAGGCCGCGGAAGACCACACCGCAGCGCTCTTGCTTCGCACCGGCCAAGCCATGCTCCTCGCCGGGCGTCCGCGTGAAGCGCGACTCGCGTTCGAACGCCTCGCGACCGACGATTCCGTATCCACGGAACTGAGACGCGAGGCCCACCATCGTTGGATCCTCGCCGCGTGCGAAATGGCCGCGTGGGACGACGCGCTCGTCCTCGCACGCGACTTCCGCGCCCGCCACCCGAACGCGGATGAGACCTCCGAGATCCTGCACCTCGTCGGCCGTGCGCACCTCGAGGAGCGTCGCTTCGCCGAAGCCGCCGAAGCCTTCGGCGAAATCGTCGATCATCACGCCGATTCGCCCGCCGCGCCGCGCGCACGCTTCTCGCGAGGTTGGACGCGCCTCATGCAGGAGGACTTCGCCGGAGCCCGCGCCGACTTCGAACGCTACCGTGAAGCACATCCGACCGGCATCCAATTCGCCGACGCCGGACTGTGGCGCGCGCTGACCTTCTTCTTCGAACGCAGACTGCCCGAGTCCCTCCACGCGCTCGACACGCTCGGAGCCGAACCCGCCGCGCGCGCACTGGCCGGCGAGATCGACTACCGTCGCGCCACGGTGTTGTATGCGATGCGTGAATACACGCGCGCCGCGGAGGAGTTGCACGCGTATCTCGACAAGCACCCGACCCACTCGCGGAGACCCGAGGCGCTCGTTCTTCTCGGCGACGTGCGCATGGGCGAAGGCCGCCTCGACGAAGCCCGCGCCTGCTTCGCGGCCGTGCCTCCGGATGCCGTCGACGCCTTCGTCTACGGTGTCTTCCAGACCGGCAAGATCCTCCGGGCCGAAGAACGCCATGCCGACATGGCCGCGCACTTCCGCGCCTACGTGTCGCGCACCGACATGCCCGTGCATCCACGCACGAGCGAAGCACTCCATTGGATCGGCTGGGCCGAGGAACAACAGGGCAACCCCGCCGCCGCGCTTCCCGTCTACCTCGACGTCCTCGAACGCTTCGGCGACGATCCCGCCGCGGGCGAAGTCTCCGCCACGCTGTCGGCGCTGCACCGCCTCGTGCAACGCATGCATCGCGCACCCGATCACCCCCGCGATCCCGCGCTCGATCCCCGCGCTCTGCACCTCCTCGACGAGGGATTCGACGCTTGGCTGGACGATCGACGCGCGGCCGCAGCCGAGGCGGGCGAAGACACCCGTCTCGCCCGTCTCGCGTTGTTCGCCGCCGACCGTCATCTCGCGCGCAAGGAACCGCACCAAGCCGAAGCACTCGTGCTAGAGATCGCCGGCACGATTCCTCCGGCGGCCCTCGATGCTCCGGCGCTCGCCCGTGTCGGCCTCGCCTTGCTCGACATCGGCTCGCCCGAGGCCCTGCGCCACTTCGACCATCTCCTGCGCACCTACCCGGCCAGCTTCGAACGCGCCGCCGCCTACCATGGTTTCGCCACGGACGCCACCCGTCGGCGCAAGACCGACGACGCGCTCCGCTGGATCGCACGCTTCGAACACGAGACGCCCACCCACCCTCTCGCACCTCGCACCGCCCTGCTCGCCGCCACCACGCTCGAGACCGCGCAACGTCACGAAGAAGCCGCTCGCCGCTTCGAGGACATCCTCCGTCTCCGCTCCGCCCGCGGACGCATCCACGCCGAAGCATTGATGGGCCTCGCCCGTTGCGCCGTGGCAGTAGGCGACGCGCGCCGCGCCATCGCCTACTGCCAACGCGTCTACAATCTCCACCGCGCCCAACGCGACCTGGGGGCCGAGGCCTACCTCGTCAGCGCCTCGCTCTTCGCCGACCTCGGCGACCCGTCCTCCGCCGCCGCCACCTACCGCGAAATGCTCGCCCAAGCCGACATCGGCACGACCGCCCAGCGCGAGCAGGCGATGCTCGCTCTCGAAGCACTCCCGCCCGCATCGCCCACCCCGCTCGCCGGCGAAACAGCCCTCCCCGAACCCACCTCGTGATCGCGCGTCTCCTCCCCTTCCTCGTATCGGTGTGCCTCGCGGTCGAACCGTGCTCGGCGCCCTTGCGTGCCCAACAAGTGGATACGCCGGAGAACCTGCTCCTCGCCCTCGCCGGCGAACCCGCCGAGGTCCGCACCACCGCCGCCGACCGCACGTTTCGCGGCTTGCTCGACGGCATTCACGACAGTCGCCTGCGCATCCGCCTCGCCCGCGACGGCGGCGAGATCGTGTATTCGTTTTCTCGAGACGAGATCGCCCGCCTCGTCCTTCCGGGGATCGAGACCGAGACGCGCGCCCTCGAATCGTGGGACCGAGGCGATGCCGCTGCCGCGTTGCCGCTGCTCGACGCGCTCGGCCGCCAACGCGTCCGCTACCTGCCGTTTCTCGACGAGGCACAACGCCGACCCGTCGTCACTCTGGTCGAAGCCCACGAACAGGTCGGAGATCCGCACGCCGCGATCGGGTTCGCCCGTCGCCTCGAAACCGTCGAACTCTCCGCCCGCGAGCGCAACCGCCTGCGCGACGCCGTGCTGCGTGCCCATGCGCGCCTCGACCACGGCGCGGAACTCGTGCGCCTCGCCGAGGCGTGGTGCGCGGAAGCCGATCCCGACGGCCCGTCCGCTCTCGGCTGGAGCATCCTCGCTCGCCATGCTCTCGTGACCGGAGAACCCGAGCGCGCCCTCTGGGTCGCGCTCCAACCAATCGTGTTTTCCGACCATCGGCCCAAGACCGCGCTCGACGTCTGCTACGCCGTCGCAGTCGCCGCCTCCGACGCGCTCGCCGACGCCCCACACGCCCGTACTCTCGCTGCCGAAATGCGTCTCCGGGGTCTCGCGTGGCCGCACGATCCGCTCTTCGCATCGATGAGTTCGCAGTACTCGGAAGACGCGACCGACACGGTCGGCACCGGCGCACGCCCGCCGACGACCGCGACGTCGCGTTCGATCGTCATTCCTCCACCTCCGGCCGACGCCGCACCACGGCCACGCGGCATGGACGACGTCCGCAAGCTCGTCCGCTCCGTCGCCCGCTGAGTTCACCGTCTTCGACCACGACCCATGCGCCCCGCCCACCTCCGTTCGCTTCTCTTCTCGGCTATCGTCACGCTCGCCTCGACCGCCCCACTGACCGCGGCGGAAGACGCCACAGCCGCGTCGCCCACCAGTCTCTGGAGACTCCTCGCCCAAGGCGGTTGGGCCATGTGGCCGCTCGGGTTGTGTTCGCTCGGAGCGCTCGCACTGACGATCCACGCCGCTCGCGAGACGCGCCGGCAGCGCTTCGTCCCCGACCCGCTTCTCGTGCCCTTGGGTGATCACCTCGCCCGGCGCGATCTCCCGGCCGCACTCGGCCTCCTTGCGGCCGACGGCACGGTGCTCGCCCGCGTGCTCGCCGCCGCTCTACCCCGTGCTCGACCCGACCTCCCCGACGCCAACAAGACACGCATCGAGGAAAGCATCGCCGAAGGCATCGAACACGAGGAGGCCACCATCGGCCAGTGGGTGAACTACCTCAACGTCGTCGCCACGGTCGCTCCCATGATCGGTCTGCTCGGCACCGTCAGTGGCATGATCGGCGCATTTCAAACCATCTCCTCCGGCGGCATGGGCAGACCCGAGCTGCTCGCCGGCGACATCGGCGAAGCCCTCATCACGACCGCCACCGGCCTCGTCATCGGCATCCCCGCGATGATCGCCTACTTCGTGATGCGCAATCGCCTCGGCAACCAAGTCATGGCCGCGGCCCAAGCAGCCACGCGACTCGTCGATCGTCTCGCCGGCGAACCGGGCGACTCGTCCAACGGCTGAGTAGCCTCGGCACGGCCAAGGTGGTCGCGCGCGTCCCTCCGCGCGACGTTCGTCGTTCGTCGAAACCCCGAGCGCCTTCGCGCTCGTTCGCCGCGCACGCACCGGTCGCCCCGCGATGCGACCACGGCCGAACGCATCCTACCGCGCTCCGCCCGTCTCGTCGCCGACGCGCCAAAACCCGCCCGGTCGCCGGCACGAAATGCAGAGTCGGCGTGCTCAGTTTCACTTATGCTGGGAGATCTCCGGATAGGGACTCCTCATCCCCCGTCACCCCCGCGGTCCGGTCGGCACCCCATGAAAACCTACGTCTACCTCTCGCTCATCCCCGAGGCGTTGATCGCCTCCCATTTGCCGCCGGAAGAATTCGGCGTCTACATTTCCACGGGCTCGAAGAAGCGATCCCGAGGACAGGCGATCTTCTTCGAGGTCGATCCGGGATTCACCAGCGATTACCTGCCGCTCGCGGAGATCGAAACACGCTGCGTCCCGCGCGAGCCCGGAGTTCCCCGCCGCTCCTCCTACCTTAGCATCTACCGGGTGCTCGAGCACGTGCCCGTCGCACGACTGGGCCGACTCCACCTCGTCACCGACGACGGTCGCGTCCTCGGCCTCGATCGCGGCGAATACGTCCCCGAGACCGGTCGCACCTACAACCTCTACCAGGAATACTGCCCCGTCGGTCCGCGCGTCGCCAGCGTGCTCGATCCCCTCGCGTTCTGCCGCCGGATCACCGACCGCCGCGAACCCGTCTCCGTCGACCGCATCGTCTTCGCCGACCTCCGCCTCGAGTCGCTCGCGCACGATCCCGACGCCAACAACGTCGACAACCTCCCGTACCTCGCGATCGAGCACTTGCGCGACTGCCTGCGCGAGCTCTCCCACAAGACCGGCAAGCCGACCAAGACGGTCATCCGCCACCTCTCCGCCGACGTTCTCTACCGCACGATCCGCAAGGGCTTCTACGTCGGCGACCAGCAGGAATTCGCTTTCTACCCGATGCCGTCCCGCGAAGCGCTCGAGTCGACCCACTACCTGTGGTGGCGCTCGGCCCTCTCCACCTTCGGCGGCTGAGGCGCGCCTTCGTACCCACCGCACCACTACACCTCGCACCTTCTCTCCCTTCCCTTTCGATGAACGCACCTGCTTTCTGGGTCGTGCCCGCAGCCTCGGTCGCGGCCCTCCTCTTCGCCTGGCTCTTCTTCGTGCAAATGAAACGCCAACCCGCCGGCAACGAGACGATGCAACGCATCGCCGCCCACGTCCGCCGCGGCGCCATGGCGTATTTGCGTCAGCAATACAAGATCGTCGGCCTTTTCTTCGTCGCCATCTTCGCTCTCTTCGCGCTGCTCGCCTACGGCTTCGAGCTGCAGAACAAGTGGGTGCCCTTCGCCTTCGTCACCGGCGGCTTCTTCTCCGGCCTCGCCGGCTTCTTCGGCATGAAGACCGCCACCCACGCCGCCTCGCGCGTCGCCCAGGCCGCCAGCGTGTCGCTCGACTCCGGGCTCAAACTCGCCTTCCGCAGCGGCGCGGTCATGGGCCTCGTGGTCGTCGGCCTCGCCCTGCTCGACATCGCCGTCTGGTTCTGGGTGCTCGTCACGTTCGTCGGCGAGACCGGTCCCGAAAAACTGATCGTGATCACGACGACGATGCTGACGTTCGGCATGGGCGCATCCCTTCAGGCGCTCTTCGCCCGCGTCGGCGGAGGCATCTTCACCAAGGCCGCCGACGTCGGCGCCGACCTCGTCGGCAAGGTCGAAGCCGGCATCCCCGAGGACGATCCACGCAACCCCGCCACGATCGCCGACAACGTCGGAGACAACGTCGGCGACGTCGCCGGCATGGGCGCCGACCTCTACGAATCCTACTGCGGCTCGATCCTCGCCACCGCCGCGCTCGGTGCCGCCGCGTTCATGGGCGACGAAACCATGCAACTGCGCGCCGTGCTCGCCCCCATGGTCATCGCCGCGATCGGGACGCTTCTCTCGATCATCGGTGTCTACGTGGTCCGCACGAAACCCGGCGCCGATCAGGGCGAACTCATGGCGTCGCTCAACCGCGCGATCAACTTCAGCTCGATCCTCATCGTGGTCGCGTCGTTCTTCGCCCTGCGCTGGCTCGGCGTCCACAACGCCACGGGTGTGTGGGGCTCGATCGTCACCGGCCTGATCACCGGCATCGTGATCGGAAAGTCCACGGAGTACTTCACGTCCCACGAGTTCAAGCCCACGCGCCACATCTCCGAGTCCGGCAAGACCGGGCCCGCCACGGTGATCATCGCCGGCATGGGCGTGGGGTTCAATTCGACCGTGATCCCCGTGCTCGCCGTCGGCGTCGGCACGACGCTCGCCTACGGATTCGCCGCCGGTGGCTTCACCTTCGACGCCGCCTCGCTCTCCACCGGCCTCTACGGCATCGGCATCGCCGCCGTCGGCATGCTCTCCACGCTCGGTCTCACGCTCGCGACCGACGCCTACGGTCCGATTGCAGACAACGCCGGCGGCAACGCCGAGATGAGCCGCCTCGGACCCGAGGTGCGCAAACGCACCGACGCTCTCGACGCGCTCGGCAACACGACCGCCGCCACCGGCAAGGGCTTCGCCATCGGCTCGGCCGCGCTCACCGCCCTCGCCCTCCTCGCCTCCTACATCGAGGAGTTGAAGATCGGTATCATCCATCACCTCGAAAAAGGTGCGTCGTTCGTCTTCCCCAACGGCGTGGAACTCACCGCCGTCTCCCAAGTGCGCGAGATCAGCATGGTCCAGTTCATGGAATACTTCTACGTGAACCTGATGAACCCGAAGGTGCTCATCGGCCTCTTCATCGGCTCGATGATGGCGTTTCTCTTCTGCGGGATGACGATGAACGCCGTCGGCCGCGCCGCACAGAAGATGGTCGAAGAGGTCCGCCGCCAATTCCGCGACATCGCCGGCATCATGGAAGGCAAGGCCGAGCCCGACTACGCACGGTGCGTCGCCATCTCGACCGCCGGCGCACAAAAGGAGATGATCTGGCCCTCCGCCATCGCCGTGATCGTGCCCATCGCCGTCGGATTGATATTCGGCGTGCCCGGCGTGTTCGGTCTGCTCGCGGGCGGTCTCGCCGCCGGCTTCGTGCTCGCCGTCTTCATGGCCAACTCCGGCGGCGCGTGGGACAACGCGAAGAAATACATCGAAGAAGGCCACCACGGCGGCAAGGGCTCCGCCTCGCACAAAGCCACGGTCATCGGCGACACGGTCGGCGACCCTTTCAAGGACACGTCCGGCCCGAGTCTCAACATCCTCATCAAACTGATGAGCATGGTCTCGATCGTCACCGCTGGCGTGAACATCGCGTTCACGCTGTTCTGAGGTCCGACACCGCCGTCACCACTTGTTGCATACGCACGCGCGACCGGCCCGAGGCGGTACGGTCGCGCCACCGGTCAACCGCCGCCGTCCGTCGTCTCCAGTCCGGCCACGAAAGCCGCGATCGCACCCCAGTAGGCCTCGGCGTGCGTATGCTCGAGATCGTTGTGCCTCGCTCCCGGCAACGCCACGAATCGTTTCGGCTCGCGCGCCGCGGCGAAGAGGCGCTCACCCATCGCGTACGGCACGACTTCGTCCGCGTCGCCGTGCACGATCAGGAGCGGCGCATCCACTTTCTCGATACGCCCGAGGTTGTCGAAGGCGTCGCCCGCCGCCCACGCCAGCGCGCCCATCCCGATCGCCTTCGCCATGTCACGCCCCGAGGTCAACGGCGTGATCAACACGACGCCACCCACCGCGTGCGCGGACGCCACCCGCACCGCCACGGTCGTGCCGAGCGAACGCCCCACCAACACGATCCGCTTCGCCGGGAAGCCGAGCTCCGCTTCGACGAACGCCCGCGCCGCCGCACCGTCCGCGTAGATGCTCTTCTCGGACGCACGTCCGTCGCTCGCCCCGTAGCCGCGGTAGCCGAGTCCCACGACGGTGCAGTCCGTGCGCCGCGCGAGTTCCCTCAGCTCGGGCACACGCAGCGCGATGTTCCCCGCGTTGCCGTGGAAATACACCACCACGTGCGACGCCGCCTCCACTCGCACGACGTACACTTCCGCGTTCTCGGACCCCTTCACCGGCAGGAACCGATGGCTGGTGTCCGCCGGCAACGTCGCCGCGTCGAGGACCGGCCCTCGCGTCGGGAAGAAGGCCGATCGATCGACCATGGAACGGCAGCCTCCGAACAGACAGGCCGAAATGCCGCACAGAGCCGTCACGAGTTTCCGGATACGAGCCATGCCCGGACTTCATCGGCGAACGGCACGCCGGACGCAACCGCATCCTCCGCGGCTCAACCCGCGCTGCTCATGCCCGACTGGCTCGTGTCGTCCGGAATGCCGGAACCGTACGATTCCTCCTCCGCCGGGTCGCCCGTACCAGGCCGAAGCTCGTTGCGCGCCTCCAAGTGCGGAACCAATGCACCGGACTTCTCCAGACCGGCACGCGCCTCGTCGCGGGGTAATCCGGTCGCCGCCACGATGTGAGCCACGAGTTCGTCGACCGACATTTCCCGCGTCGGAAGATCCTCGTCGCGAAGCATGGGAAAGTGAACCTTCAGACGGCCACGGCCGACGGGAGTGAGATAGGGAGTGGGAGGTTGCAGGTGCATGGTGGGTTGGGTTGGAAACGCCGCACGCCGACGGCGTGCGAGAGGCGTGCAGCCTATCCCCGGCAGCGCATCGGCGCAAACCCACCGGGCAAGTCGCCCCGTCCCGCTTCGTCGTTGCGGACGCGAACCCGTTCGATGTTCTGCCATGAAAGTGATTCGCCCGGATCAGCGATACGTCACGCCGCGGCTGCTTCCGACGGCCGCGACGCAGGACGACTTTCGACGTGCTCGTAGCCAGCCTTTGGATACGTGGGCACCCGCAGTGCGGTGTATCGCCGCGCACCACCGTCTCGCGTGCGACACGGTCGAACGACTTCCGGGAGGCGACTGCCCCGTCTTCGCGGCCGGAAACGAGTGGGTGATGAAGTTCGCCCCCGCACACGATGCGGGCGCCTTGCACCGCGAGGTCGCCGTGCAAACCACGCTCGCCGGTTCCGCGACGCCGCTTCGCGCCGCGATGCTCGCCCACGGCACGTGCGAAGACTGGCACTACCTCGTCTCCTCCCGGTTGCCGGGTCGCCCGTTGCACGAAGTCTGGCCGACGCTCGCGTGCTCGGACCGCCTCGTGCTCGCCGAGGAGTTCGGCGAGTTGTTGCGCACGCTGCACGAGATCCCGCCGCCCACTGCCGACGTGCCGGATCTGCCGCGGTGGGACGTGTTCGTCGTTCGGGCGGTGCACGAGTGGCCGACGCGCTGGGGGCTCGAACGCGTACCCGCGGCCCTCCGCGCCGACGGGCCGCGCTTCCTCGAAGCCTCGGGCTTGGAGTCGTCCGCACCGCCTTCTGCAAACTTGCGGCTGCTGCATGGCGACCTCGCACCGGAGAACGTGCTCGTGCACGAAAATGCCGGGCGTTGGCGCTTCTCCGGTATGATCGACTTCGGAAACGCCATGATCGGCGACCGCCGTTTCGACTACACCGCCCCCACCGTGCTCCTCGCACCCGGCGATCCAACGATCGTGCGCGCCTTTCTGCGCGGTGCGGGCGTCGCCGACGGTCGGATCGATCCCGCGCTCCGCCGTGCGCTCATGGCCTGCACGCTCGTCCACCCCATGGCCGACCTGCACGACTGCCTCGCCCTCCTGCCCGACACTCTCGCCTGCCCGACTTGGGACGCCGTCGCAGAACGCTTCTGGCCCGACGCGTGACAGCCCATCGGGCGGAAACGCCTACGAGAGCGTCCGCGACCCCTCGCTCGGTCGCACCGAGGCCTTCGAAAAGCCGTCGGCGCGCGGAAACACTTTGCTCAATCGACTCTCCTGCAGAGAAGCGCGACCAAGCCGTCCTCGGTGATCGTTTCCGTTTCTGCGTGTCACGCCCGCGATTACTCCGATGCCGCCGACTCGGAGTTCGGTCCGGCCGCTTCGAACCGGACTTCCACCCGCGCACCTCCCGCTTCGGACACACCACGAGTCAAGACCCAGCCCTGCGTACGACAGAGCCGCTCGCTCAACGTCAAACCGATGCCGAAGCCGGCGGTCGGAACCCCCTCGGTCCGCCCCACTGTCGCACCGCTCGGCATCCGAAGCTCGGGAAATCCAGGTCCGTCGTCGTCCACGCGCAACCGGCCGTCCTCGAGCCAGACGACACGCACGCGCCCACCCGAGGCATGCTGGAAGGCATTGCCCACGAGATTGTGCAGCAACACGGTGACGACGTCGCGGCTGGCCCGCACGCGCACCGTATCCTCGATCTCGATACGCACCGCGCAAGCATCTCCGGTACGGAGCAGGCGCTGCTCTTCGGTCACCTCCTGCACCACCTGCCGCAGCGACACCCAACCGACATCGGCCGGCTCCCGCCCTTCGCGAGCAAGCACGAGGAAGAACTGCACGAGGCGCTCCGTCCGCGCCATCGCACGCTCCATCCGCTCCAGCACGCGCCGCCGCGCGTCCGCCTCGTCCTCCACCTCCGGCAACAGCGTCAACGCCGACTTCAGCGTCGCCAGCGGCGTCCGCAGTTCGTGGCTGCACTCGGCGACGAATCGGCGCTCGCGCTCGAGCGCCGATTCCTCCCGAGCTCTCGCCTCGTCGATCGAGCGCGCGAGGAAGCCGATCTCGTCGTCCGGCAGACCCGCGCCAAACTCACTCGCCGCTCCGGCCCGGACGCGAGACGCCAGCGCGAGGACAGGCCGTAGGGTCCATCGCGCGATGAGGGCGCTCAGGACCAAGGCGAAGAGTCCCACTCCCGCCGCGATCGCCAGCACCTGCAGGAGGATCGCGTCCGCGCGCGCCTCCGTGAATTCGAAGCGCGAAAGATCCACGAGGATCCACCTCGGGGCACCGCTCCGCACCTCGAGGCGGAACTCACGCTCCAGTTCGCCGCTCATCCACACCCGCCACCGGTCGCGCAAGCCACCGACGACGACCGCGACCGTGCGATCATCGGAAGCAAACACCTCGTGCCAGCCCGGCGACACAGGCACCTGCGCCAGACCCAACGCCGCACGCAAGGCATCCTCGTCGTCGAAACGCTCGACCCATCCCGGAGCCGCCCCCGATCCCGAACGTCCCAAGTCACCGACGGCTTCGATCGTCATCGACTCCAGAATCTCGTCCTCGGCCCGCAACACGAGCAGCCAGCCCACCGCCGTCATCCCGATGAAGCCGGAAACGGCGAACACCACGATGACCACCGCGATGCGCGCCCGCAGCCGCATCGGCACCGAGGTGCGCACGCCCTTCCGACCCATCCGCACGCCCCTCACGCGCGGGGATCCCGTTCCAGTGCCGAAAGCCGGGCACAGATCTGGTAGCCGACACCCCGATGCGTATGCACCAGAGGCTCCTCCGCCGGTCCATCGACGGCCGCCCGCAGCGCGAACACATGCGCGCGCAACGCGTCCGATCCCGGCGGATCGTCCGCCCAGAGAGCCTGCTCGATCTCGTCGCGGCCCACGACCTCGGGTGTGCGCCGCAACAGGATCTCCAAGACCGCAAACGCCATGTTGGTGAGCTTGATCACGCGATCACCGCGGCGTACCTCGCGCGTGCGCGGATCCATCTCGAGATCCGCGCACCGCAGGAGTTCGCGCCCGGACTCACGCTCGCCCGACGCACGGCGCACGAGCGCCGTGATGCGCGCCTGCAACTCCGGCAGCGCGAACGGCTTCACCACGTAGTCGTCCGCCCCCGCGTCGAATCCCTCGAGCCGCTCGGCCAGGCTGTCCGCCGCCGTGAGCATGAGCACCGGCAGGTCGCGGGACTGGCCGCGCCGCAGATGCCGGCACACCTCCACGCCGTTCAGCCCGGGGATGCCGCGATCGAGAATGACCACCGCGTAGCGCTGCTCCGTCACCAGGTGCAGCGCCAGCGCCCCGCTGCGCGCGTGATGCACGATCCAACCCCGACGCTCCAGATAGTCGGAGATGTTGCCCGCCATGTCCGGATCGTCTTCGACCAGAAGCAGCGGCAATGTCGAGGCGACGGACATGACGAATGAAGGAGGGAGGACGGCTGGCCGTGGATCAGAATGACCACCGGAAGCCCGCGAGCAACGCCCATGCATCGTAGTCGAAAGTGACGGCGCGATCCTGCGTCGACGATTCCAGATCCACTTCCCCGCCGGAGATCGCACG from Opitutales bacterium ASA1 encodes the following:
- a CDS encoding MotA/TolQ/ExbB proton channel family protein — its product is MRPAHLRSLLFSAIVTLASTAPLTAAEDATAASPTSLWRLLAQGGWAMWPLGLCSLGALALTIHAARETRRQRFVPDPLLVPLGDHLARRDLPAALGLLAADGTVLARVLAAALPRARPDLPDANKTRIEESIAEGIEHEEATIGQWVNYLNVVATVAPMIGLLGTVSGMIGAFQTISSGGMGRPELLAGDIGEALITTATGLVIGIPAMIAYFVMRNRLGNQVMAAAQAATRLVDRLAGEPGDSSNG
- a CDS encoding sodium-translocating pyrophosphatase, which encodes MNAPAFWVVPAASVAALLFAWLFFVQMKRQPAGNETMQRIAAHVRRGAMAYLRQQYKIVGLFFVAIFALFALLAYGFELQNKWVPFAFVTGGFFSGLAGFFGMKTATHAASRVAQAASVSLDSGLKLAFRSGAVMGLVVVGLALLDIAVWFWVLVTFVGETGPEKLIVITTTMLTFGMGASLQALFARVGGGIFTKAADVGADLVGKVEAGIPEDDPRNPATIADNVGDNVGDVAGMGADLYESYCGSILATAALGAAAFMGDETMQLRAVLAPMVIAAIGTLLSIIGVYVVRTKPGADQGELMASLNRAINFSSILIVVASFFALRWLGVHNATGVWGSIVTGLITGIVIGKSTEYFTSHEFKPTRHISESGKTGPATVIIAGMGVGFNSTVIPVLAVGVGTTLAYGFAAGGFTFDAASLSTGLYGIGIAAVGMLSTLGLTLATDAYGPIADNAGGNAEMSRLGPEVRKRTDALDALGNTTAATGKGFAIGSAALTALALLASYIEELKIGIIHHLEKGASFVFPNGVELTAVSQVREISMVQFMEYFYVNLMNPKVLIGLFIGSMMAFLFCGMTMNAVGRAAQKMVEEVRRQFRDIAGIMEGKAEPDYARCVAISTAGAQKEMIWPSAIAVIVPIAVGLIFGVPGVFGLLAGGLAAGFVLAVFMANSGGAWDNAKKYIEEGHHGGKGSASHKATVIGDTVGDPFKDTSGPSLNILIKLMSMVSIVTAGVNIAFTLF
- a CDS encoding response regulator transcription factor, which translates into the protein MSVASTLPLLLVEDDPDMAGNISDYLERRGWIVHHARSGALALHLVTEQRYAVVILDRGIPGLNGVEVCRHLRRGQSRDLPVLMLTAADSLAERLEGFDAGADDYVVKPFALPELQARITALVRRASGERESGRELLRCADLEMDPRTREVRRGDRVIKLTNMAFAVLEILLRRTPEVVGRDEIEQALWADDPPGSDALRAHVFALRAAVDGPAEEPLVHTHRGVGYQICARLSALERDPRA